Proteins encoded by one window of Companilactobacillus ginsenosidimutans:
- a CDS encoding TetR-like C-terminal domain-containing protein, whose protein sequence is MTKDTKKLLAESLLTLLCSKPIDHITIKDIVTECDVTRQTFYNHFSDIYELVEWISKRAADRALVSSSDYDSWQQGFYNIMVDLKQHETIVHNIYESRYRDVLEDYFYRVVFKYVAKVVELQAEGMNVEDKYKHFIAHFYTLAFIALIFEWAHKGMKEDPQTLIDQTSVLVEGDFKKALQKYDNQD, encoded by the coding sequence GTGACTAAAGATACAAAAAAACTTTTAGCAGAATCATTATTGACCTTATTATGTTCGAAGCCAATAGATCATATTACAATCAAAGACATCGTGACAGAATGCGATGTAACACGTCAGACATTTTATAACCATTTTTCTGACATTTATGAATTGGTGGAGTGGATATCGAAAAGGGCAGCCGACAGGGCACTCGTTTCTTCATCAGATTACGACAGTTGGCAACAAGGATTCTACAACATAATGGTTGACTTAAAACAGCATGAAACTATCGTTCATAATATTTATGAATCTCGATATCGTGATGTGCTTGAAGATTATTTTTATCGAGTAGTATTCAAATATGTCGCAAAAGTGGTTGAACTTCAAGCCGAGGGTATGAATGTTGAAGACAAATATAAACACTTCATTGCTCATTTTTATACTTTGGCATTTATTGCTTTGATTTTTGAGTGGGCTCACAAAGGGATGAAAGAAGATCCTCAAACACTTATCGATCAGACGTCTGTATTAGTAGAAGGAGACTTTAAAAAGGCTCTTCAAAAATACGATAATCAAGATTAA
- a CDS encoding oleate hydratase: MNIYKTMYHANKPAGVDDRKANIVGGGIAGLATATFLIDDAKMPAKNITIYEKKPVMGGSMDGTKSNEGYLCRAERELEPYMECLWYLCSKIPSLENEGRTVLDDVVDFNREEPIHSEARVIINQGEIDAHYHEYKLSAEHFAAMSKIIGSTEEELADKSLDDFFDPSFFKTNFWTCFHSQLAFKHYHSVIECRRYWQRFTFINRHEYLEGFIHTKYNEYDAIILPIERYLIDKGVNFVNDFSVYDLNLDGNNNTVQEILANYHGEKTAIPVAAQDLVFVTSGSISENSTFGDNDTVAITNTDTSDMGTFTIWQNLAKKDEKFGHPEKFLGQIDKTKWISFFPTVKDYPEFFKRIEEMSGSPAGTGGLMTFKDSNWDLSFEIHHKPFFPYQADDEEVGWGYGLYGENEGNYIKKRMWDCTGDEIMTELLYHLGMLDIKDEVLKHTYMSTAMMPYCTSQFMPRKLGDRPKVVPEGCTNLAFLGQFVEVDDDVVFTVETSVRTGMEGVYELLGLDKSVLEVNPARYDIRYLLERIKRFNGISGKVTEADLPAIDLTKLPELKQMLLKTINDVPPYYQMYLGKDQTIPTKKSVLHPKARISE; the protein is encoded by the coding sequence ATGAACATTTATAAAACTATGTATCATGCTAATAAACCCGCTGGTGTTGATGACCGTAAAGCAAATATCGTTGGTGGAGGAATTGCTGGATTAGCAACAGCAACTTTTCTAATCGATGATGCAAAAATGCCTGCAAAAAATATCACAATCTATGAGAAAAAACCTGTAATGGGTGGTTCAATGGATGGAACTAAATCTAATGAAGGATATCTTTGTAGGGCTGAACGTGAGCTAGAACCATACATGGAATGTCTTTGGTATCTTTGTAGTAAGATTCCATCATTGGAAAACGAAGGCAGAACTGTCTTAGATGATGTTGTAGACTTCAACCGTGAAGAACCAATTCACTCAGAGGCTCGAGTTATTATTAACCAAGGTGAAATTGATGCTCACTATCACGAATATAAATTATCAGCAGAACACTTTGCTGCAATGAGTAAAATTATTGGTTCAACTGAAGAAGAATTGGCTGACAAATCATTAGATGATTTCTTTGACCCAAGCTTTTTCAAGACAAACTTCTGGACATGTTTCCACAGTCAACTAGCATTCAAACACTATCACAGTGTTATCGAATGCCGTCGTTATTGGCAAAGATTCACATTTATCAACCGTCACGAATATCTTGAAGGATTCATTCACACAAAATATAACGAATATGACGCAATTATTCTTCCTATCGAAAGATATTTGATTGATAAAGGTGTTAATTTCGTAAATGATTTCTCAGTTTATGACTTGAACTTAGATGGAAATAATAATACTGTTCAAGAAATTCTTGCCAACTATCATGGTGAAAAAACAGCTATTCCTGTTGCTGCACAAGACTTAGTTTTCGTCACAAGTGGTTCAATCAGTGAAAATAGTACATTCGGTGATAACGATACAGTTGCCATCACAAACACCGATACAAGTGACATGGGAACATTTACGATTTGGCAAAACTTGGCTAAGAAGGATGAGAAATTTGGTCACCCTGAGAAATTCTTGGGACAAATTGATAAGACTAAATGGATCTCATTCTTCCCAACTGTTAAAGATTATCCAGAATTCTTCAAACGTATCGAAGAGATGTCAGGTAGTCCTGCCGGTACTGGTGGTTTGATGACATTCAAAGATTCAAATTGGGATCTATCATTCGAAATTCACCACAAACCATTCTTCCCATATCAAGCTGACGACGAAGAAGTTGGCTGGGGATATGGATTGTACGGTGAAAATGAAGGTAACTATATTAAGAAGAGAATGTGGGACTGTACTGGTGATGAAATCATGACAGAACTTCTTTATCACTTAGGTATGCTCGATATTAAAGATGAAGTGTTGAAACACACATACATGTCAACAGCTATGATGCCTTACTGTACAAGTCAATTTATGCCTAGAAAACTCGGCGACCGTCCAAAAGTTGTTCCAGAAGGTTGCACAAACTTGGCATTCTTAGGACAATTCGTTGAAGTTGATGACGATGTTGTCTTCACGGTTGAAACATCAGTTAGAACAGGTATGGAAGGAGTTTACGAATTACTAGGATTGGATAAATCAGTTCTAGAAGTAAATCCAGCTCGTTACGACATCCGTTATCTACTCGAAAGAATCAAGAGATTCAATGGTATTTCTGGCAAGGTTACAGAAGCCGATCTACCAGCAATCGATTTGACAAAACTTCCAGAGTTGAAACAAATGTTGTTGAAGACAATCAACGACGTTCCACCTTACTATCAAATGTATCTAGGAAAAGATCAGACAATTCCGACGAAGAAATCGGTCTTGCATCCTAAAGCTCGTATTAGCGAATAG
- a CDS encoding cation:dicarboxylate symporter family transporter, which produces MFTVQKRRYFRVSLGWQIIIGLVLGIILGQIFYHNKAVIQVMQNIGTMFISLIQMIVLPIVISCLTVGIANMGDIKKLGRIGLKTLIYFEVMTTLAIIIGIIVANVTHPGTYINIHDLQSSDISQYTSSAKTAEHGGIWTILMSIIPTNIFAAMGKGDMLPVIFFSVFFGLGIAAIGEQGQILTKVLDATANVMFKVTNWVMRVAPIGVCALIGVTVGEMGFEALKPLGLFIVIAYGTMAFFVFVVMALVGRIFHVKFYELFRIIENEVVLAFTTASSEAALPKMMDKMQKYGSTKGIVSFVIPTGYTFNLDGSAIYQSLAALFLAQAYNINLSIGQQITLVVVLMLTSKGMAGVPGASFVVLLATVSTIGVPMQGLTFIAGIDRLVDMGRTAVNVVGNSLATVIIAKSEHEFDEEKREKYVASYTRGD; this is translated from the coding sequence ATGTTTACAGTGCAAAAACGGCGTTATTTTCGTGTTAGTTTAGGATGGCAAATTATCATTGGATTAGTCCTTGGTATTATTTTGGGACAGATTTTTTACCATAATAAAGCTGTTATTCAAGTTATGCAGAACATTGGAACAATGTTTATTAGCTTGATTCAAATGATTGTTCTTCCTATTGTTATCTCGTGTTTGACAGTAGGTATTGCCAACATGGGTGACATTAAGAAGCTAGGTAGAATCGGATTAAAGACTTTAATTTATTTTGAAGTAATGACGACTCTTGCCATTATCATTGGTATTATCGTTGCCAATGTTACACATCCCGGTACATATATAAATATTCATGATTTACAAAGTTCAGATATTTCCCAATATACATCTTCGGCGAAAACGGCTGAGCATGGTGGGATTTGGACGATTCTAATGAGTATTATCCCGACAAATATTTTTGCCGCTATGGGTAAAGGTGATATGTTGCCGGTTATCTTCTTCTCTGTATTCTTTGGACTAGGTATTGCAGCTATTGGTGAACAAGGACAGATTCTTACCAAAGTTCTTGATGCTACAGCAAATGTTATGTTCAAGGTTACCAACTGGGTTATGAGAGTTGCTCCAATTGGTGTCTGTGCGTTGATTGGTGTAACGGTTGGTGAAATGGGATTTGAAGCCTTGAAACCGCTGGGATTATTTATCGTAATTGCATACGGGACAATGGCATTCTTCGTATTCGTCGTAATGGCGCTAGTCGGAAGAATTTTCCATGTTAAATTTTATGAATTATTCAGAATTATTGAAAATGAAGTTGTTTTAGCATTTACAACTGCCAGTTCAGAAGCAGCCTTGCCAAAAATGATGGATAAAATGCAAAAATATGGTTCAACTAAAGGTATCGTTTCATTTGTTATCCCAACTGGATACACATTCAACCTTGATGGATCAGCTATTTATCAGTCATTAGCAGCGCTGTTCTTGGCACAAGCTTATAACATCAACTTATCAATCGGACAACAGATAACACTAGTAGTTGTTCTGATGTTAACGTCAAAAGGTATGGCTGGTGTTCCTGGTGCATCATTCGTTGTTCTACTAGCAACCGTTTCGACAATCGGTGTTCCAATGCAAGGATTAACTTTCATTGCCGGTATCGATAGATTAGTTGATATGGGACGTACAGCAGTTAACGTTGTGGGTAATTCATTGGCCACAGTTATTATTGCTAAGAGTGAACATGAATTTGATGAAGAAAAACGAGAAAAATATGTAGCTTCGTATACACGTGGTGACTAA
- a CDS encoding FAD-binding protein encodes MKLVAIVGTNAETSYDRELLHYMQRHFSKSVTMTVAEINQVPQFNAPHEKDELPTAVKRLATKIEAADGVVISVPEDEKVVPVALKDTIEWLSSTIHPLIGKKIMIVGTSLGVKESNSVQDKLREALIAPGVEANVLPGNEFLLSFVDNAFDGQGNLIDAPTVNALDSSFDNYLKFINNNSETPALNVKWDGNYDVIVLGFGGAGASAARFAADQGAHVLVVEAAPYGREGGNTRYSAQHVVMGKDSNELTEYYKALGYPYTYPEKTLEAYIKGMSHIPMYFEKYLGIKAVSWKYDIKPSDPVANKKTMAEYPELPGSDTVDFALVHRRDADAGLWKILRQQVMDRTDMIDIWLNSRAAKLIQEPVTGVVRGVQINREDKLLNIHAKNGVVLAMGGFENNPELVQTYLHSKRLTPLGTLYNRGDGIKMAQEVGAKMWHMSTYESHGVLPGLTFKEAEDERGRQLNWPLLKKGSILVTADDGTRYFPEDSPHRHGHIQTHGSWLIPQKNLHPYLVFDQAQYDEFEKQLTDNGQLPYPEFMEKLISAKTLAELAGQMDVPAGNLEKTIANFNQFKEAGEDYAFGRHPESMRSFDDGPYYAIAMANDVLNTQGGPQRNEKAEILDTNSNPIPHLYGAGELGGVIANNYQGGGNLTECLVFGKLAGESAATAKEDADEVNATDANGINDIVDTESAAKVTLGDNQYLGSSNSGLGGKITVRVTYQKNKIEDVEVMQHHESEDVGLVAVDEMPKEIVAANSTDVDVVAGASASSRAIKEAVQDAITQAE; translated from the coding sequence ATGAAGTTAGTCGCAATCGTTGGAACAAATGCAGAAACGTCTTATGATCGAGAATTGCTACATTACATGCAACGACACTTTAGTAAGAGCGTCACAATGACGGTCGCTGAAATTAATCAAGTGCCACAATTTAATGCACCACATGAAAAGGATGAATTACCAACCGCTGTTAAACGTTTGGCAACAAAGATTGAAGCCGCAGATGGTGTCGTAATTAGTGTTCCAGAAGATGAGAAAGTCGTCCCAGTTGCTTTAAAAGACACTATTGAATGGTTGTCATCAACTATTCATCCACTAATCGGTAAAAAAATAATGATTGTCGGAACATCATTAGGAGTAAAAGAGTCGAACAGTGTGCAAGACAAATTACGAGAAGCTCTCATTGCCCCTGGTGTTGAAGCAAATGTCCTACCAGGGAATGAATTTTTGTTAAGTTTCGTTGATAATGCATTTGATGGTCAAGGCAATTTAATTGATGCTCCAACAGTTAATGCTTTAGATAGTAGTTTTGATAATTATCTTAAATTTATTAATAACAATAGTGAGACTCCCGCACTAAACGTAAAATGGGATGGAAATTATGATGTAATCGTACTTGGATTTGGTGGAGCTGGAGCTTCTGCAGCCAGATTTGCCGCTGACCAAGGCGCTCATGTGTTAGTCGTTGAGGCTGCACCTTATGGACGTGAAGGTGGAAACACACGTTATTCAGCTCAACACGTTGTTATGGGTAAAGACTCAAACGAATTGACTGAATACTACAAGGCTTTGGGCTATCCATATACTTATCCAGAAAAAACTTTGGAAGCCTACATTAAAGGTATGAGTCATATTCCAATGTACTTTGAAAAATATTTAGGAATCAAAGCCGTTAGCTGGAAATATGATATTAAACCTAGTGATCCTGTTGCTAATAAGAAAACTATGGCTGAATATCCTGAACTACCTGGTTCAGATACAGTTGATTTTGCCTTGGTTCACAGACGTGATGCTGATGCAGGATTATGGAAGATTCTTCGCCAACAAGTCATGGATCGTACCGACATGATTGATATTTGGTTAAACTCACGTGCTGCCAAACTTATTCAAGAACCTGTAACTGGCGTAGTCCGTGGTGTTCAAATTAATCGTGAAGATAAACTTTTAAATATTCATGCTAAAAATGGTGTTGTACTTGCTATGGGTGGTTTCGAAAATAATCCTGAATTAGTTCAAACATACCTTCACAGCAAACGCTTAACTCCACTCGGGACACTATATAACCGTGGTGATGGTATTAAAATGGCTCAAGAAGTTGGCGCAAAAATGTGGCACATGTCTACTTATGAATCACATGGTGTCTTGCCAGGATTGACTTTCAAAGAGGCAGAAGATGAACGTGGTCGTCAACTAAATTGGCCACTACTCAAGAAAGGTAGTATTTTGGTTACCGCTGATGACGGAACTCGTTACTTCCCAGAAGATTCGCCACACAGACATGGCCACATTCAAACTCATGGATCATGGCTGATTCCACAGAAGAATCTCCATCCTTATCTAGTTTTCGATCAAGCGCAATATGACGAATTCGAGAAGCAACTGACAGACAACGGTCAATTACCATATCCTGAATTTATGGAAAAATTGATTTCGGCTAAAACACTTGCTGAATTAGCTGGACAAATGGATGTGCCTGCTGGCAATCTTGAAAAAACAATCGCAAACTTTAATCAATTTAAAGAAGCGGGAGAAGACTATGCCTTTGGACGTCATCCTGAAAGCATGCGTAGCTTTGATGATGGACCATATTACGCAATTGCAATGGCTAATGATGTCTTGAATACACAGGGTGGTCCTCAACGTAATGAAAAAGCTGAAATTCTAGATACTAATAGCAATCCAATTCCTCATCTTTATGGAGCTGGTGAACTCGGTGGCGTTATTGCTAACAACTATCAAGGTGGCGGTAATTTAACTGAATGTCTTGTCTTTGGTAAACTTGCAGGGGAAAGTGCTGCTACAGCTAAAGAGGATGCTGATGAAGTTAATGCCACTGACGCCAATGGTATTAACGATATCGTTGATACTGAAAGTGCTGCAAAGGTTACACTTGGAGATAACCAATATTTGGGTAGTTCAAATAGTGGACTTGGTGGCAAAATCACGGTTCGTGTTACTTATCAAAAAAATAAAATTGAAGATGTCGAAGTTATGCAACATCACGAAAGTGAAGATGTTGGTTTAGTTGCTGTTGACGAAATGCCAAAAGAAATCGTCGCCGCTAACTCAACTGATGTTGATGTGGTCGCTGGTGCATCTGCATCTAGTCGTGCTATTAAAGAAGCAGTTCAAGATGCAATAACTCAAGCTGAATGA
- a CDS encoding type II toxin-antitoxin system RelB/DinJ family antitoxin, translating to MTKTNITLKIDSKLVSDSEKLYSNLGISLEAAIQIFLEQSVYENNLPFKTDHTEIENEIARREFNNPQNKTFNSIQKLMDDLNDDN from the coding sequence ATGACTAAAACGAATATTACTTTAAAAATTGATTCTAAACTAGTCAGTGATTCCGAAAAGCTGTACAGCAATCTTGGAATAAGTCTGGAAGCAGCAATTCAGATTTTTTTGGAGCAATCAGTTTATGAAAATAATTTACCTTTCAAAACTGATCACACAGAAATCGAAAATGAAATAGCAAGAAGAGAGTTCAATAATCCCCAAAATAAAACTTTTAATTCAATACAGAAATTAATGGATGATTTAAATGATGACAACTAA